A single window of Eucalyptus grandis isolate ANBG69807.140 chromosome 1, ASM1654582v1, whole genome shotgun sequence DNA harbors:
- the LOC104455901 gene encoding protein YIPF5 homolog produces MAKEFNVPPVVFPAGGNPAAGNLQQRRVPTAPFQPPRPPSSSLPFMSFDIGSATSTAASTIYGGPIGGGGGGGPSGSANFDDEEPLLDELGIHPEQIWRKTRSILNPFRVNPAVHTDSDLSGPIILYLSLCLFQLLAGKIQFGVILGWIVVSSMFLYVVFNMLAGRNGKLNLHTCTSVVGYCMLPLVILSAASLFLPQASVVRFGIAGAFVLWATRASTALMVALAEGEEEHRGLVAYACFLIYTLFSLLVIF; encoded by the coding sequence ATGGCGAAGGAGTTCAACGTCCCGCCGGTGGTCTTCCCCGCCGGCGGAAACCCCGCCGCCGGGAACCTCCAGCAGCGCCGCGTCCCCACGGCGCCGTTCCAGCCCCCGCGCCCCCCGAGCTCGAGCCTCCCCTTCATGTCTTTCGACATCGGCTCCgccacctccaccgccgccTCCACCATCTACGGCGGCcccatcggcggcggcggcggcggcggcccctCCGGCTCCGCCAACTTCGACGACGAGGAGCCCCTCCTCGACGAGCTCGGCATCCACCCCGAACAGATCTGGAGGAAGACCAGATCGATCCTCAACCCCTTCCGCGTGAACCCGGCCGTCCACACGGACTCCGATCTGTCCGGCCCGATCATCCTCTACCTCTCGCTCTGCCTGTTCCAGTTGCTCGCCGGCAAGATCCAATTCGGTGTGATCCTCGGGTGGATCGTGGTCTCCTCGATGTTCCTCTACGTGGTGTTCAACATGCTCGCCGGGCGTAACGGCAAGCTGAACCTGCACACGTGTACGAGCGTCGTCGGGTACTGCATGCTGCCTTTGGTGATCTTGTCGGCGGCGTCGCTCTTCTTGCCGCAAGCGAGTGTGGTCCGGTTCGGCATCGCTGGTGCCTTCGTGTTGTGGGCGACGAGGGCGTCTACGGCCCTGATGGTGGCGCTTGCCGAAGGCGAGGAGGAGCATCGTGGCCTCGTTGCGTACGCGTGCTTTTTGATTTACACTCTATTTTCTTTGCTCGTCATATTTTAG
- the LOC104438114 gene encoding protein TERMINAL FLOWER 1, which translates to MARALEPLTVGRVIGDVIDPFTASIRMSVKYNGKQVNNGHELYPSSVAARPRVEIHGGDMRSFFTLVMTDPDAPGPSDPYLREHLHWIVTNIPGTTDATFGREVMSYEIPRPNIGIHRFVFILFRQKRRQQISQPSSRDCFSTRNFAAENDLDLPVAAVYFNAQRETAARRR; encoded by the exons atggcaAGGGCTTTGGAGCCTCTGACAGTTGGGAGAGTGATTGGGGATGTGATTGATCCTTTCACTGCAAGCATAAGAATGAGTGTGAAATACAATGGGAAGCAAGTGAATAATGGGCATGAGCTCTACCCTTCCTCAGTTGCCGCCAGACCTAGGGTTGAGATTCATGGGGGCGATATGAGGTCCTTCTTCACTCTG GTCATGACAGATCCAGATGCTCCGGGTCCAAGTGATCCTTACTTGAGAGAACACCTTCATTG GATTGTCACTAATATTCCCGGTACAACAGATGCCACATTCG GAAGGGAAGTGATGAGCTACGAGATTCCAAGGCCGAACATAGGAATTCACCGGTTCGTCTTCATCCTCTTCAGACAAAAACGGCGACAGCAAATAAGCCAGCCTTCTTCGAGAGATTGTTTTAGCACCCGCAACTTTGCCGCCGAGAACGACCTCGACCTTCCAGTCGCAGCTGTTTACTTCAACGCCCAGAGGGAAACCGCCGCGAGAAGACGCTGA